CATATCTTCGCGAGTGTATTTGGTGTCCTCGATCACATCATGAAGAATGCCTGCGGCGATCACCTTTTCATCCAGGCCTAATTCATATAAGATGAAACCGACCTGCAGAGGATGAACGATATAAGGCTCACCCGATAGACGAAATTGTCCCTGGTGAGAATCTTCCGAAACCTTATACGCCCTCTCAATCATCTCTAGAGCCTCGGGACCCATGGTCTCTCGAACTCCTTCGATCAGCATTTCCCTAGTTGCGGGGGCCTTTACAAATCCCATCAGCTATCAGTCCGTATATCCAGACCCAAATCTAAGAAGCGAGTCGTATGAGTTACGTACCCCATGCTCACTCCTACGCCTGGAAACTCGCTGAGAGCTTCCAATTTCTCCGGAGTAAATCGTCCGGAACATTCAATCATAATATTCGGGTTCTTGGATTTCGCCTTTTGATACGCGATCTTAGTGTCCGGAATATTAAAATTATCTAACATAAGAACATCCGGTTCCGCTTCGAGCGCATCATCCAATTGATCCAAGGAATCTATTTCCAATTCAACGAGCCTACCGGGAAAATTGCTACGGATCTTTCCCACAGGGATCTTCGCAGAATCGAAAAGAGCTAAATGATTATCCTTGATCAGTCCCATTTCAGAAAGATCCAATCTATGATTAGAACCTCCTCCACAGTAGACTGCGTATTTTGCGAGCTTGCGATAACCAGGTATAGTCTTACGAGTATCCAAGATCATTATGCCCTTGGGCCCGTACTGATCTACGATCTTGCGAGTAGAAGTGGAGATACCGGAAAGATATTGCAGAAAATTCAAAAGGATCCTCTCCACTCTCAAGAGAGAAAGAAGGCTTCCTTCTATTTTTGCGAGTGTATCACCGGAAACAAATCTTTGTCCATCTTCAAAGAAGAAGGTAAACTGCAGATCTCCTCCGGAAAGTTTGGAAAGAACGGAAGCGACTCCGCTGCCACAGAGAATTCCTTCTTCTCTTGCGTTTAAGAAGGCGCTCGCTTTTTGGTTAGAAGAAAATAAAGATACAGAAGTTATATCTTGGTCCGGGCAGTCCTCTTCCCAGGCCATTTTTGCCAGAGGAAAATAATCCGCCTCACTCACTTCTGAGATAGGCTTAGTATAAGCCCGTTTCACTTGCATTTCACCGCTAAGTAAAACTGTTTCTGATCAGAAAATGGGATCAAGCGGAATTCACCTTTTTTGTTTTTACAAAAAAAGAAAGGCCCGGATCTCCCAGGCCTTTCATTGTTTGAGTTGCTAAAACTTTAGAACGATTATCTAGGTTGCTCTTCCGATTCTTGTTCATTGGAATCAGAAGGAGTTTGGTTCTCAGCAGGAGCTTGTTGTTGCTCTTCTGTTGATGGTTGGTTTTCCGTAGAAGGCTGAGTGTGCTCCTCAGTAGACGGCGCCGGTTGTTGTTGCTCCTGCGCTGGAGGCTGAGTATTCTCAGGTTGTGGCTGAGAAGGTTGCTCTTCCTCTTCGTCATTTTCGGAAGACTGAGGAGCTGGCTGCTCCTCTTTCTTAGGCTCAGTAGTAGCTTCTACCTTCTCGCTTCCTGTCTTCTTCTTACCTGCTTTTTTAGGATCGAATTTAGTCGGTCCTTTTGCAGGAGGAATCAAGAGAACTTGTTTAGGATAGATTAGATTAGGATTTTTGATCTTTCCGCGGTTCGCATCATAGATACGTTTCCACAGTTTAGAAGTACCGTAATGCTGCTTGTAAGCGGAGATTCTCCAGAGGCAATCCGCAGGAACTTTCTTGCGAACTACATAACGTTTCCAGCCTTCAGGCAA
This genomic window from Leptospira semungkisensis contains:
- the nadC gene encoding carboxylating nicotinate-nucleotide diphosphorylase; translation: MQVKRAYTKPISEVSEADYFPLAKMAWEEDCPDQDITSVSLFSSNQKASAFLNAREEGILCGSGVASVLSKLSGGDLQFTFFFEDGQRFVSGDTLAKIEGSLLSLLRVERILLNFLQYLSGISTSTRKIVDQYGPKGIMILDTRKTIPGYRKLAKYAVYCGGGSNHRLDLSEMGLIKDNHLALFDSAKIPVGKIRSNFPGRLVELEIDSLDQLDDALEAEPDVLMLDNFNIPDTKIAYQKAKSKNPNIMIECSGRFTPEKLEALSEFPGVGVSMGYVTHTTRFLDLGLDIRTDS